DNA from Acidobacteriota bacterium:
CCGTCTGACAATGCATGTCCCTTCGTTCCGGATCAGTTCTCTGCCTTGCCCAGCCAGCGCAACCGAATGACCAGCTTTCTGGGAGATCGTCCGAAGAGATTATGGAACTCGGGAGAGTCGATATTGTTGTTGACCAGATTGTAGTTGGGTCGATTGGTCACGTTATCCACGCCCGGCCGCAACGACCACTGATGTCCGAGGAGGGTCAATGTTCTCTGGACGTGGATGTTCAGGTTGAAATGCCGGGGAAGTCGCCAGCTGTTGATTCGGCCGACCTGTTTGCCGTTGTCGTCATGGATACTGAAGGGGAATCCGTCACGCCACTCGGCAAAAAGGGCCACTGAGGTCTTTTTCCCGATAGGGAAGGATGCCCAGGACACCAGTCGGTGGGGCACATCCCAGGAGGGTCGGCCCGCGATGTCGGAAAACAGGATGGGGTCGTCGGTATCCAGGTCCAGAGCGGCATTGGAGCGGGCTCGAGAATAGGTGTAGCTCAGGAACCAGCGGTGGTGTTCCCGGAACAGTCTGCTTAGAGAGATCTCCACCGAGTCGTAGGTATTCTCCCTGAAATTCTGTAGCTGATAGTGGATAGCCCGACTCCCGGGAGGCAGGCGATCGTCCTGGATCATTCGGATTGAGATGGGGACCTGTGCGTATCCGTTCCGCATCCTCTTGCGCAAGTAGTTGAGGTTGAGATCGGTGCCGTAGGGCAGCTTCTGTTGCCAGCCGGCGCTCAGATTCTGTGTCCTGGGGATGGTGAGCAGGGATCGGTCCAGGGTGAAGAATCTGACGTTGAGAGGTTGCAGTGGAGTGATGCCGTCCCCGGCGAAGTCGGTAAAGATGGAATTTTGGTCTCGATGACGGGTGAAGACCCGGAAGTAGGTGGTGGCCGGAATCCAACCGAATCCGGCCGAGAATTTGGTGCTGTCAAGTCCAACAGGCATGAAGGCCAGGCTGAATCTGGGGGTAACCACGCCGCGGGAAACAACGCGGTCCCAATCCCAGCGGAGCCCCAACTCCGCCACCAGCCGCGGTTGGATGGCCCACCGGTCCTGCAGGTAAGCGGCAGTTTCCAGATTCCATTCACTGAATTCGCCGCTTCCGCCGAACGACAGCCTGCTTGACCGGGTTCCGTCCAGGCGGAAATATTCGATGGCGGACCGCCGGATGTCCTGGAAGTAGCGGGAATAGTCGAGATTGGCTCCCACCTTGGTCTGGTGCTGTCCGAGCCAGTTCCAAGGGGGACTGAACAAATCGACCCGCCACTGGTCGCGGCTGCTGATATGCAAGGTGTCGATGGGGAAGTTTCCGCCTCTTTCAAAGGACGTGATCCGATAGGTCTGGCTTCCTTGAGGGACCTGCCGATTGATCGAGCGGTAGGCCGCGTAGCCGAATTCCAGGATACTCTCGGAGGATAGAACCCATTGATCCTTCAGATTGAAGAAATACCTGCGGGCTCGCCTGTCCAGGGTGGTCTCCAGCGGGTTCAGGGGAGACAGGCCCGATTTGGGCGCGTTGAGATAGTCCACTACGAACCCTGAGCTCAGCGTGTGTCGGGGCGTGAGCTTGGCTTGAACTCGCAAGCTGTTGTTAACGGCCCAGGATACGTGACGGTCCTGGCCGACCGGCAGCTCGGGGATGATGTTTTCCTCGTAGAGGAGATCCAGACTGTTGAAGAACCAGGCGCGATTCTTGAGGATCGGCCCGGAGAAATTGTGGCGGGGTCTCCAGTCGCGGAATCGGAGTCCCCGGGTAAATTCGATCCCGGGAACGAAGTTGGTGAACCGTTGCCTGAACTGGTCATCTCCCATTCGGGAATTGAGGACCATGGTGCCGCCTGTCCCCTTGCCGAACTCGGCCGAGTAGCGCCCGGAAAACAGATCCAGGGATTTGACCGATTCGGCTCCCAGTCCCATCTCCAGCTTTCCCGAGGCAGGATCGGACAGGTTGAATCCATCCAGGGACCAGTTCATCTCTTCCACCGAGCTTCCATGAAAGTGCAAGTCACCCTTCGGATCCCTCAAAACGCCCGGCAAGACCGCCGCGGCGCCTTGAATCCGAAGCTTGGTCGAGCGGGTAACGGGGATGGAGTCGATTTCCCTTTCCTCCAGTGCCTGCGACATGGCGACCTGCTCCACCGACAGGTGGTCGTCAGGATAGACGTCGACCGTGATTTGGGATTTCTCCAGGGAGATGAGCTCGATGTTGACGAGGTTCACCCCGGTGATTAAATCCAGGGCTTTGTCCTCGATCGGGTAATAGTCGCCATGGGTTGCCTGGAGAAGATACTTCCCGGCTCGAACCAGGTTGAAACTGAATGTCCCCTGTTCACTGGAACGTGTGGTTACCTCTACACCAGGAACGCTACTGTTCTCAATGAGGAATCTGACCTCCCGGATGGGGTTGAGGCCTTGATCGGTGACGGTCCCGCTCACCACCACCTGCGCCATCACCGGTTCCACAAGGCAGAGGAGCACGGCTCCGACACCTGCCGTCAGTCGCAGCCCCAACCATCCCCTGGCGACCCATTTCAGCGTTGTCATGAGAAATCCTTCGCTGCCATTGTGAATTGACAGGATGTCAAAGGTCAATGGAGGCGCCACCCAGCCGGGCTGGCTATCGATTCCACCAGGGCGGCGAGAATCGCGCCTCCTTGGCATCAGGAGATCCGCGAAGAGCCACCAGGGAGAAAGGGATACCCGCGAAGGGACCTGTCGAAGCCAAAGGGACATGACACAGCCGGCTGCACCCTGGGAGGGCTACGGTGGGT
Protein-coding regions in this window:
- a CDS encoding TonB-dependent receptor produces the protein MTTLKWVARGWLGLRLTAGVGAVLLCLVEPVMAQVVVSGTVTDQGLNPIREVRFLIENSSVPGVEVTTRSSEQGTFSFNLVRAGKYLLQATHGDYYPIEDKALDLITGVNLVNIELISLEKSQITVDVYPDDHLSVEQVAMSQALEEREIDSIPVTRSTKLRIQGAAAVLPGVLRDPKGDLHFHGSSVEEMNWSLDGFNLSDPASGKLEMGLGAESVKSLDLFSGRYSAEFGKGTGGTMVLNSRMGDDQFRQRFTNFVPGIEFTRGLRFRDWRPRHNFSGPILKNRAWFFNSLDLLYEENIIPELPVGQDRHVSWAVNNSLRVQAKLTPRHTLSSGFVVDYLNAPKSGLSPLNPLETTLDRRARRYFFNLKDQWVLSSESILEFGYAAYRSINRQVPQGSQTYRITSFERGGNFPIDTLHISSRDQWRVDLFSPPWNWLGQHQTKVGANLDYSRYFQDIRRSAIEYFRLDGTRSSRLSFGGSGEFSEWNLETAAYLQDRWAIQPRLVAELGLRWDWDRVVSRGVVTPRFSLAFMPVGLDSTKFSAGFGWIPATTYFRVFTRHRDQNSIFTDFAGDGITPLQPLNVRFFTLDRSLLTIPRTQNLSAGWQQKLPYGTDLNLNYLRKRMRNGYAQVPISIRMIQDDRLPPGSRAIHYQLQNFRENTYDSVEISLSRLFREHHRWFLSYTYSRARSNAALDLDTDDPILFSDIAGRPSWDVPHRLVSWASFPIGKKTSVALFAEWRDGFPFSIHDDNGKQVGRINSWRLPRHFNLNIHVQRTLTLLGHQWSLRPGVDNVTNRPNYNLVNNNIDSPEFHNLFGRSPRKLVIRLRWLGKAEN